One segment of Sulfobacillus thermosulfidooxidans DSM 9293 DNA contains the following:
- a CDS encoding glycosyltransferase: protein MSFNPLAYDGIWMWPARRTNSTSWHEHIPLAFTLGTLLRPHVFVELGTNKGDSYFAFCQAVERFHDSTRCYAVDTWSDDGHTGGDNVFYEVRWYNEAHYSSFSTLLRMTFDEALGCFDNGQIDLLHIYGPDTYDEARHHFDAWMPKMSGRGVVLLHGIAAESGDGGIRKLWEEIKMQFPSFQFSHSSGLGIVAVGPEIPAIVATWVHANDEEASRIRRFYTYLGEAVTHRAKPLCSIVIPQYGHAELTIQCIQSLQQTLLSRYNYEIIVVDDGSEDESATKIKAVFGETVRVVEYEPNLGFASACNRGASATSGTYLVFLNNDTITQQDWLGPMLRAIQDPQNGLIGAKLIRLNGSVQHAGVWFHQTEWGPLTALERQGNSPQAPELMQSCAVPAVTGACVLVRRDDFFAVSGFDETYPNDLEDTDLCLKIAQKGLRIWYEASAEIIHIETATRGRTSDRYPVSSGIFYRKWLSNGFFNLKLADPREPSGGDRPTNYIVWAKQNRPRAWQAIQTIAGLWTLQDRLVLIDGGSTDGTRELMENIARNNPAIVRMFSSPTFSSAPEMLSWVFHNVDLLAHDSIVWVPQSGIGNVEEWKQQIMRWRQMSGTPVLYL, encoded by the coding sequence ATGTCGTTTAACCCTCTCGCGTATGACGGAATATGGATGTGGCCCGCGCGACGCACGAATTCCACATCATGGCATGAACATATTCCATTAGCGTTTACACTGGGTACTTTGCTTCGACCCCACGTATTCGTGGAATTGGGAACTAATAAGGGCGATTCTTATTTTGCGTTTTGTCAGGCAGTTGAACGATTTCACGATTCTACGCGTTGTTATGCGGTTGACACCTGGTCGGACGACGGCCACACGGGAGGGGATAACGTCTTCTATGAGGTGCGATGGTATAACGAGGCGCATTATAGCTCCTTTTCTACGCTACTACGTATGACATTTGATGAAGCCTTAGGGTGCTTTGATAATGGCCAAATTGATCTATTACATATTTACGGACCTGACACGTACGATGAGGCGCGACATCATTTCGACGCGTGGATGCCAAAGATGAGTGGTCGCGGCGTTGTGTTGTTGCATGGCATTGCGGCTGAATCTGGGGATGGTGGTATCAGGAAACTATGGGAAGAAATTAAAATGCAGTTTCCCTCGTTCCAGTTTTCCCATAGTTCCGGTTTGGGAATTGTGGCCGTCGGTCCGGAGATTCCCGCGATCGTGGCAACGTGGGTCCACGCTAATGACGAAGAGGCTTCTCGGATACGACGATTCTATACTTATCTTGGAGAAGCGGTAACTCACCGAGCGAAGCCGTTGTGTTCCATTGTGATTCCGCAATATGGCCACGCCGAGCTCACTATTCAATGTATTCAATCTCTTCAACAGACACTCTTATCTCGGTATAATTACGAAATTATCGTCGTCGACGATGGGTCTGAGGATGAATCCGCTACGAAAATCAAAGCCGTATTTGGGGAAACTGTGCGGGTGGTAGAATACGAGCCTAATTTGGGCTTTGCCTCGGCATGTAACCGAGGCGCATCGGCCACGTCTGGTACCTATCTCGTGTTTTTGAATAACGATACCATTACTCAGCAGGACTGGTTGGGCCCGATGCTACGAGCCATTCAGGATCCCCAAAACGGCCTTATAGGAGCCAAATTGATTCGCCTTAACGGCAGTGTGCAGCATGCTGGGGTTTGGTTTCATCAAACCGAATGGGGTCCCTTAACGGCTCTGGAACGACAGGGAAATAGTCCGCAGGCACCGGAACTGATGCAATCCTGTGCGGTCCCAGCAGTAACGGGAGCATGCGTTCTGGTACGCCGGGACGATTTTTTCGCGGTCAGCGGATTCGACGAGACCTATCCTAATGATTTAGAGGACACTGACCTGTGTCTGAAGATCGCGCAGAAAGGATTACGCATATGGTATGAAGCCTCTGCCGAAATCATCCATATTGAAACGGCGACTCGAGGACGAACCTCGGATCGTTATCCAGTATCCTCAGGAATATTTTATCGAAAATGGCTCAGCAATGGTTTTTTTAACTTGAAATTAGCGGATCCGCGTGAACCCTCGGGCGGTGACCGACCTACTAATTACATTGTGTGGGCCAAACAAAATCGTCCCCGAGCATGGCAGGCCATTCAGACTATCGCGGGACTATGGACCTTACAGGACCGATTAGTGCTAATCGACGGAGGATCAACGGATGGCACACGGGAACTCATGGAAAACATTGCGCGGAATAATCCTGCAATTGTGCGGATGTTCTCTTCCCCAACATTTTCTTCGGCGCCAGAGATGCTGAGTTGGGTATTTCACAATGTGGATCTACTGGCCCATGATTCAATTGTTTGGGTACCCCAGTCAGGAATTGGAAACGTTGAGGAATGGAAACAGCAAATTATGCGGTGGCGACAAATGTCGGGAACCCCGGTCCTTTATTTGTGA
- a CDS encoding sulfotransferase family protein: protein MIPNIRRAIVVLGMHRSGTSVIAAGLRVLGVDWGRDDEFLPLATDNPKGHFEWADVVYWHEVLLAVLGRRWNDWAALPPEWLDQPSVQAVAETMTALVRQRFGEHTLWGFKDPRTCLFVPLWERIFSRLDVVPNYVVVIRHPLSVAYSLQRRDGMTLAEGLQLWMRYVMDSLQSTHGARRVIVDYDDWLADPIGILERVARMLDLAWPPDPRLVSTYCNEFVDENLRHDKRSWTDMASSPDVPPYVATTYATLVQASRVYENDSHLADRLRPARVQWQSDAGWVYAGLQHVGRQLPTVPLAYLEVSSTGTALLARTLLVPHHFKDGLWSAAIRYTTMFPVRQIRLILPPGTGVLHRLQLTVEGSHPNATPAVLQVAGVVPLTRNRWGKLTDPAWLQWTDLKADGNSTIHINYLWEPASAEGVVHAVHDWLQDRHGN from the coding sequence ATGATTCCAAATATTCGCCGAGCAATCGTCGTGCTTGGCATGCATCGCAGCGGCACGAGTGTCATTGCCGCAGGTTTGAGGGTGTTGGGGGTTGACTGGGGCCGGGATGATGAATTCCTTCCTCTAGCGACTGACAATCCCAAAGGGCATTTTGAGTGGGCGGACGTGGTCTATTGGCATGAGGTGCTGTTGGCGGTGTTGGGACGGCGTTGGAACGACTGGGCAGCGCTCCCTCCAGAATGGCTCGACCAACCGTCTGTGCAGGCTGTGGCAGAGACCATGACCGCTCTCGTGCGGCAACGATTCGGGGAACACACCCTTTGGGGATTTAAGGACCCCCGAACCTGTCTCTTCGTCCCGTTATGGGAACGAATTTTTTCCCGCCTGGATGTGGTGCCTAATTACGTGGTGGTAATTCGCCATCCCTTAAGCGTCGCATACTCCCTCCAGCGACGGGACGGAATGACGCTCGCAGAGGGATTACAGCTCTGGATGCGGTATGTCATGGACAGCTTGCAAAGTACGCACGGTGCGCGTCGCGTTATCGTCGATTACGATGACTGGCTCGCCGATCCGATTGGAATATTGGAGCGCGTTGCCCGTATGCTAGACCTGGCGTGGCCGCCCGATCCACGGCTAGTATCAACGTATTGTAACGAGTTTGTCGATGAAAATCTTCGGCATGACAAGCGATCGTGGACCGACATGGCATCGTCGCCGGACGTGCCACCCTATGTGGCGACAACTTATGCAACTTTGGTTCAGGCGAGTCGGGTGTACGAGAACGATAGCCACCTCGCGGACCGCTTGCGCCCCGCTCGCGTGCAATGGCAATCGGATGCCGGATGGGTCTATGCCGGGCTCCAGCACGTGGGGCGCCAGCTGCCGACGGTGCCACTGGCGTATCTTGAAGTCAGCAGCACTGGCACAGCACTTCTGGCGAGGACCTTGTTGGTACCACATCATTTCAAGGACGGGCTGTGGTCTGCCGCGATACGTTACACGACGATGTTTCCGGTACGGCAAATCCGGTTAATCCTGCCGCCAGGCACGGGCGTTCTCCATCGCCTGCAACTGACCGTGGAGGGATCGCATCCCAACGCGACCCCTGCAGTCCTGCAAGTTGCTGGGGTGGTGCCGCTGACCAGGAATCGTTGGGGAAAGTTGACAGACCCTGCGTGGTTGCAGTGGACTGATTTGAAGGCGGATGGAAACAGCACGATCCACATTAATTATCTGTGGGAACCGGCATCTGCTGAAGGCGTTGTGCATGCGGTCCACGATTGGTTACAGGATCGCCATGGCAACTAG
- the cysC gene encoding adenylyl-sulfate kinase, which translates to MFTATTPRPFVVWFTGLSGGGKSTLAHGLSQRLQARGLAHTVLDGDVLRTGLCADLGFSVADRHENIRRAGHVAKILVDAGLIVLAAFITPLEGDRRMVRELFAPGQFVEVHVDCPLAVCQRRDPKLLYQKARAGLVPAMTGLASPYERPKQPELRIPTDQWDVETSVAYLWEFVATRYAIGTTPSPARNSEGRDGVSTPRR; encoded by the coding sequence ATGTTCACCGCCACTACACCGCGTCCCTTTGTGGTATGGTTTACGGGCTTGTCGGGCGGCGGCAAGTCGACCTTAGCGCACGGGCTCTCGCAGCGACTGCAGGCTCGTGGGCTGGCTCACACGGTGTTAGATGGGGACGTCTTACGCACCGGATTGTGTGCAGATTTAGGTTTTTCGGTGGCGGACCGCCACGAAAATATCCGGCGGGCGGGCCACGTGGCGAAAATTCTCGTCGATGCCGGGCTCATCGTGCTGGCGGCCTTCATTACCCCGTTAGAAGGGGACCGACGCATGGTGCGGGAGCTTTTTGCCCCCGGGCAATTTGTGGAAGTCCATGTGGATTGTCCCTTGGCGGTGTGCCAGCGCCGGGATCCCAAATTGCTCTACCAAAAAGCTCGTGCCGGGTTGGTGCCGGCGATGACGGGCCTCGCCTCCCCGTACGAACGACCGAAACAGCCCGAATTACGCATTCCCACGGATCAGTGGGATGTGGAGACCAGTGTGGCGTATCTCTGGGAATTTGTGGCTACCCGCTATGCGATCGGCACGACCCCTTCGCCCGCGAGGAATTCGGAGGGGCGCGATGGTGTCAGCACCCCGAGACGTTGA
- a CDS encoding sigma-70 family RNA polymerase sigma factor, protein MSDHVSGDHRARSFPALDPAWDGGPSPQPPEDPDEGTWHQWIARAQAGEEAVWDQIFAATDELVHRMLRAYYWPGLDTDAEDGKQIARIGVWQAVMQYQPDRQVPVRAWLRWVIQRRLADAVRQATRHKQVFYRHALRLDSPWTKTETQSAKVTGHQRLPADALADPQQWADQMEERNHWYASMQRLTAWEWQVVWDIADGLSYREIARRRGRPVKAVDNALQRARRKLRRHWTHARPTSPQRPLQDDNP, encoded by the coding sequence ATGAGCGATCACGTCTCGGGAGACCACAGGGCGCGGTCATTCCCGGCGCTGGACCCTGCGTGGGATGGTGGGCCGTCGCCACAACCACCAGAGGATCCGGACGAGGGAACATGGCACCAGTGGATAGCCCGTGCGCAAGCAGGGGAAGAGGCCGTGTGGGACCAGATTTTTGCGGCAACCGATGAGTTAGTTCACCGCATGCTGCGCGCTTATTATTGGCCGGGTCTCGACACCGACGCGGAGGATGGGAAGCAAATCGCGCGCATCGGCGTGTGGCAAGCGGTGATGCAGTATCAGCCAGACCGTCAGGTGCCAGTACGTGCCTGGCTGCGGTGGGTCATTCAGCGGCGGCTCGCCGATGCGGTGCGCCAGGCCACCCGGCACAAACAGGTGTTTTACCGCCACGCCCTGCGGCTGGATAGTCCGTGGACGAAAACGGAGACCCAATCAGCGAAAGTGACGGGGCACCAGCGATTGCCAGCCGACGCGCTCGCTGATCCCCAGCAATGGGCAGATCAGATGGAGGAACGGAATCACTGGTACGCAAGCATGCAACGGTTGACCGCGTGGGAGTGGCAGGTCGTTTGGGATATCGCTGACGGGTTATCCTATCGTGAGATCGCCCGCCGCCGTGGGCGACCCGTTAAGGCCGTGGACAACGCGTTGCAACGCGCCCGGCGCAAACTCCGGCGGCACTGGACGCACGCGAGACCCACCTCACCTCAACGCCCCCTCCAAGACGACAACCCATAA
- a CDS encoding integrase core domain-containing protein, which produces MDTLREKIGFFISVVSSMSLIDPSRLITSGLTGPSVQALGTLQGAMRSRQGDWGDTDNGSQFLAQTWTAGCQALGIMHEHIPVATPTKNAHIESWHSRREAECLRNQVFQTLAEAYTVTAEWIRFYNERRMHGRLQDWASAVY; this is translated from the coding sequence ATGGATACCTTGCGGGAGAAGATCGGTTTTTTTATCTCTGTAGTGTCATCGATGTCTCTGATCGATCCATCCCGGCTTATCACCTCGGGTCTCACTGGTCCCTCCGTTCAAGCCTTAGGCACCTTGCAAGGCGCCATGCGATCCCGTCAAGGCGACTGGGGTGACACCGACAACGGGTCCCAATTTCTCGCCCAGACATGGACCGCTGGGTGTCAGGCATTAGGCATCATGCATGAACACATTCCCGTGGCCACTCCCACTAAGAACGCGCACATCGAATCCTGGCACAGTCGGCGGGAAGCGGAATGTTTGCGGAATCAGGTCTTTCAGACCTTGGCTGAGGCGTATACGGTGACCGCGGAGTGGATCCGCTTTTATAATGAGCGCCGCATGCATGGACGGTTGCAGGATTGGGCTTCTGCCGTGTACTAG